The Echeneis naucrates chromosome 8, fEcheNa1.1, whole genome shotgun sequence genome has a window encoding:
- the LOC115046967 gene encoding UPF0764 protein C16orf89 homolog isoform X1, with the protein MRAARLGVAAALALFAAVSGGCRAEVIDDILGSLSRGAAFLERQHEHINLDGVVGFLMLQAELKEAIRTWPHTDPVSWAQRTSAVALVRRLDQSFDKATNALQQNDPNYYREFEPLLSWTFWLIPQKWSSTDPSLVYPSTMTTECYNEQLSDKCLTLLLGTWKMNGTPCIVTKPCRDTMTRFGCPHYSLSHQLLYFMIGKMKGCTNLLKGDTRASRANMTEQNYQKIFCSNMMKTNQDIIRDGLTEQTVDIFIENILICGLAGFSDFYKADWLQHILRLQDEEVGCFGRDKSIMSQIIGDELLEQLQPHRRVKRREKILPDGCSSHMTAVAVGALGGYLNYYLAEQDITKRPLS; encoded by the exons ATGCGGGCAGCGAGGCTCGGTGTGGCCGCGGCTCTGGCTCTGTTTGCCGCAGTGAGCGGCGGCTGTCGGGCGGAGGTGATCGATGACATCCTGGGCAGCTTGTCCCGGGGAGCAGCCTTCCTGGAGAGGCAGCATGAGCACATCAACCTGGACGGGGTGGTCGGTTTCCTCATGCTGCAGG CTGAACTGAAGGAGGCGATCCGGACGTGGCCTCACACCGACCCGGTCAGCTGGGCTCAGAGAACCTCCGCCGTCGCTCTGGTCAGACGCCTCGACCAGAGTTTCGACAAAGCAACCAACGCCCTGCAGCAGAATGACCCCAACTATTACAGAG AGTTTGAGCCGCTGCTGTCCTGGACTTTCTGGTTGATTCCTCAGAAGTGGAGCTCCACAGACCCCAGTCTGGTCTACCCCTCCACCATGACCACGGAGTGCTACAACGAGCAGCTCAGTGACAAGTGTCTGACCCTGCTGCTGGGAAcctg GAAGATGAACGGGACGCCCTGCATCGTCACCAAGCCGTGTCGGGACACCATGACCCGGTTTGGCTGTCCACACTACTCTCTTTCCCACCAGCTGCTCTACTTCATGATCGGGAAAATG AAAGGCTGCACCAACCTGCTGAAAGGAGACACACGAGCGTCCAGAGCCAACATGACTGAACAAAACTACCAGAAGATCTTCTGCTCCAACATGATGAAGACCAACCAGGACATTATCAGGGACGGGCTCACCGAGCAGACGGTGGACATCTTCATCGAGAACA TCCTGATTTGTGGACTGGCGGGTTTCTCTGACTTCTACAAAGCCGATTGGCTGCAGCACATACTGAGGCTGCAGGACGAGGAGGTCGGCTGCTTTGGGCGAGACA AGAGCATCATGTCTCAGATCATCGGAGATGAACTtctggagcagctgcagcctcacaggAGAGTGAAGAGAAGGGAGAAGATCCTTCCAG ATGGCTGTTCCAGTCACATGACCGCGGTGGCTGTCGGCGCTCTGGGAGGATACCTGAACTATT
- the LOC115046967 gene encoding UPF0764 protein C16orf89 homolog isoform X2 → MRAARLGVAAALALFAAVSGGCRAEVIDDILGSLSRGAAFLERQHEHINLDGVVGFLMLQAELKEAIRTWPHTDPVSWAQRTSAVALVRRLDQSFDKATNALQQNDPNYYREFEPLLSWTFWLIPQKWSSTDPSLVYPSTMTTECYNEQLSDKCLTLLLGTWKMNGTPCIVTKPCRDTMTRFGCPHYSLSHQLLYFMIGKMKGCTNLLKGDTRASRANMTEQNYQKIFCSNMMKTNQDIIRDGLTEQTVDIFIENILICGLAGFSDFYKADWLQHILRLQDEEVGCFGRDSDIMSQIIGDELLEQLQPHRRVKRREKILPDGCSSHMTAVAVGALGGYLNYYLAEQDITKRPLS, encoded by the exons ATGCGGGCAGCGAGGCTCGGTGTGGCCGCGGCTCTGGCTCTGTTTGCCGCAGTGAGCGGCGGCTGTCGGGCGGAGGTGATCGATGACATCCTGGGCAGCTTGTCCCGGGGAGCAGCCTTCCTGGAGAGGCAGCATGAGCACATCAACCTGGACGGGGTGGTCGGTTTCCTCATGCTGCAGG CTGAACTGAAGGAGGCGATCCGGACGTGGCCTCACACCGACCCGGTCAGCTGGGCTCAGAGAACCTCCGCCGTCGCTCTGGTCAGACGCCTCGACCAGAGTTTCGACAAAGCAACCAACGCCCTGCAGCAGAATGACCCCAACTATTACAGAG AGTTTGAGCCGCTGCTGTCCTGGACTTTCTGGTTGATTCCTCAGAAGTGGAGCTCCACAGACCCCAGTCTGGTCTACCCCTCCACCATGACCACGGAGTGCTACAACGAGCAGCTCAGTGACAAGTGTCTGACCCTGCTGCTGGGAAcctg GAAGATGAACGGGACGCCCTGCATCGTCACCAAGCCGTGTCGGGACACCATGACCCGGTTTGGCTGTCCACACTACTCTCTTTCCCACCAGCTGCTCTACTTCATGATCGGGAAAATG AAAGGCTGCACCAACCTGCTGAAAGGAGACACACGAGCGTCCAGAGCCAACATGACTGAACAAAACTACCAGAAGATCTTCTGCTCCAACATGATGAAGACCAACCAGGACATTATCAGGGACGGGCTCACCGAGCAGACGGTGGACATCTTCATCGAGAACA TCCTGATTTGTGGACTGGCGGGTTTCTCTGACTTCTACAAAGCCGATTGGCTGCAGCACATACTGAGGCTGCAGGACGAGGAGGTCGGCTGCTTTGGGCGAGACAGTGA CATCATGTCTCAGATCATCGGAGATGAACTtctggagcagctgcagcctcacaggAGAGTGAAGAGAAGGGAGAAGATCCTTCCAG ATGGCTGTTCCAGTCACATGACCGCGGTGGCTGTCGGCGCTCTGGGAGGATACCTGAACTATT